One Citrus sinensis cultivar Valencia sweet orange chromosome 5, DVS_A1.0, whole genome shotgun sequence genomic window, AATTATTAAATCCATTGGGTTATTAATAACTGACCTTCTCAATGAAAAGTATATTAGAACTTTTGACATTGTCCTCCAAGATGATTTCATGGGACCGCATATCATTTGCtgattcttcttctctctgtTGACATTGAAGGTGTCTCAATTTTAGGCATAAACTTAATTGTGAGCACAATCTTAAACGATAGACAGAAGATCTTTAAAACTTAGTCCAATTAGTTTAGCATTAGATTCAAATTTGATGTTTTGGATTCCATAATtcagatttttaataaaaatttaatagagttaattttaaaataaaaattaaatatgaaaaattaaacctCTAACTATGgatttaaattagataaataataaatattctcttaataattttttcaaggTAAGGGAATGGGTAAAgcctaaatttatttatttttaattactctaTTACTCTCCTTAAGATTCAGACTAAGGTGGTTACGTAAACACAACTATTTGAAAACTACTTGGCCATGCTCTTTAATATGACATTGTAAGAGTGCTGAGAATATATAAGACCattaatttcacattttttaatattaattttagatatagatatctttttattgagagaaaagagaagaaggatATTATAAAGCATGAAGCTCATGCAGTACAAGggctataattttatttttagggagGTAGATTCTGAagctaaaagattaaaatggTATGATTGTGaagctaaaaaattaaaatattaattaaattgcgAACATTAAAGATTTTTGCAAAATTGTTTACTTTGAAAATGAGGATGATGTAATATTTGAAGACTTTTCAAAGttaattactagtaaatactGTGATGCACTAGAAATTTCTAGCTTTAGCCTAACGTACGTACGTACAGACAGACAGACGGACACAAACACAGacacacagacacacacactcacacaaatatctacacacacacacacacaccaaaAGAATCCTCtcatatcaattatttaaattaggaaTGATCATACCTTTGACTCTGCCGGATTGAGGGTGAGGTGGGAACCCCTGATATAGAGATGCTTGAGTTGTGAAGGACCCACTTTGTCTAATTCATTAACGAAATAATTGACATCTCGCTCTTCCAAATCAGATAACCAAAGATCTTCAATTCCCTGCAGTTTCAGGATCAGCCCATCCTTCAACCGAATCTTGGAATCCAGATCGATTTTGAATTCTCTACACCAGATGTCGGCGTACTCCCATCCCCAAACACCTCCAATAAGTATTTTGTACCTTTCCAGCTTCTCCAAGAACAAGCCTCTCGGAAGAGTGTTGACATCTTGGATTTGTAATTCTAAAGAGATCAAATGCTTCAACTCATGTAGGCTAGCATTCTTGACCCCTTCCACCTCCACCTCCCATTTGTCAAAGCTTCTAGGACCCATATATAGTTCTTCTAAATGGGATAACTTTGATAAAACGTTTGGTGGGATAATTTCTAGTTCCCTACAATCTCTCAGATCAAGCAACCTTAGCAAAGTCAATTCACCTACTTCTACAGGCAACCTCTTAATATCAGAACCTCGTAGGCAAAGAACCTCTAGTTTCTTCAAGTCTCTAATAACAGTTATATCAAGCAATTTGCAATTATACAAACTCAGGGTTTGAAGGTTTGACAGGAGACCAAGTGATGAAGGCAGTGACAGTAGATTCATGTAACTCAAGTTTATAACTCTGACCTGTATCATCCTCTCGAAAAATTTGTTTGGAATTGTTAATGATGAAGATTCCTTATCAGCACGTATATAAAGAAGTTCGAGTTGAGGACATTCCACTGCTTCAGGAAGCAAATTAGTCTTGACATCATGTAAGACTATTGAAGTGTATAGCTTTATTGCACTTTCGTCCGACCATTCCCTGCAACCACTAACCTGCTCTTCTGTCGCCGAAAAAACATTTTGTTCAGTAGATGCAATTGAAATGGCAACATCGCGAACGACGTCATGCATGGAAAACAACCCTTTCTTCTGGCTTATATGGTCGAGCAACATGCAACAAGCTTTGAGTTTGTGCACCAATGCGTGTGCTCGAGCTCGTGCTACTTGCATCTTATTCACACCTTGAAATAAACCCATTCCCATACCATACATTAACAAATCATCAATGGATGCTATTGCTGTATATCCTATTAGCAAAAAGATGTTCTTGAGCTCCTCCCCAGCCAATTTGTCGTAACTCAACTTTATGGCTTTATATGCAGTTGGCTGTACGTTCATAAGATTCGTTGAGGAAGGCCTTCTTAGCTGTTCCAATGCATCCTTCCAATCAAATAAGCTATTATTGTCCCTTAGTGCCGTTGCTACAGTCACAATGGCAACAGGCAAACCTGCACATTCCTTTGCCACATCCCTTGCTACCTCTTTCAATTCATTACCTTCAACATAATCACCTGCCATCTTCTTGAATAGACTccaagcttcttcttcttttaaaaagctaactgagaaatttttttgagaatCCATCTTCCTTGACAATGTATCTAGAGTTCTTGCCGTCAACAGCACTTTACATCCCCTGTGATCATCTCCATGAGGAATTCCCGCCGCCTTCAAATCAAGATTTCCCCAAATATTATCCAATATTACAAGGAtcctcttctctttcttcagtCGATCATGAAGCCTTCTTGCCCGACCCGATTCACTCTCCTCATCAAATTTGAGACCTAATTTATCAGCGATTTCTCTTTGGATCTTTCTTATGTCTTGACTCTCAGACACCTCAGAAAAAACCACCTGATCGAAGAGCTTGTCATTCTCTGCTCTCCTAGCAACTTCTTTAGCTAGCGTCGTCTTTCCGATGCCGCCGATTCCATAAATCCCGAGCGTGTTAACATCCCCATTTTTTAGTGCATCAGTTATTTCATTCAGAATGGACATTCTTGATTCAAAGGCCTCGTAGTCTTTGTTAGGCATAAGCAAGTTATCCTCCGGAATGATACTGTAAGAAATATTATCAAATCTTCCAGCTTCCCGGACTTTGACAATAGCCTCCATCAGCCTCACTGCTTCCTTGCTAAGTTGACAGCGGGTCTTCAAATTAGGACACAACCCCTTGAAACAATGCTTATTTGCAGTGGCTTCATCGTTTGTAAATTCATCTGCATCTTCAATGACATTGTTGGCCCTTGCAAGCCAATTCTCAACGTTCTCTTCAATCTCTTCCCCTTTTCTTTCAGCCTCATCAACCTTACGCTCTGTATTCACCCTCTCAGACTTCAGATTCTCAACTTCAGTCTTGAGATTCTGTAAGATGCTAGTGTACTCACTGTCACGAAAATTGCCAATTTGGCGATATGCAGGAGGAGCCAAGCACTTTACAACTTCTGCAACAATATCGAGAATGATTTCTGCCATTCTGTTGAAgccttttcctttctctctcgCTCTCTGTATAGAACTTTGGAAAAACAATTGACTCGATAGGAAGCAAACTGAGTGATCGCACACGAGTGACTATGAAATAATGGGGCAGAGTATAGATGGAGAACACAGAACAGAAAGAGCAGGTACCGAATAAAACAGAGAGAGCAGCAGGACAAGTGTATAGATGGAGAACGCAGAACAGagcaaaatcaaataacaagGTTAAAGATTACAACAAACAGAGGACAAGTGTTGTTGAGATCAGAAGATTGAAGATTCAAAAGAGTTGATGGAAACAGCGgaacaacaaaacaacaatGAACATAATAAACAGAAGCAATGTGTGTCTCTGATTTAAAAATGGGTGTAATAAGGAAAGGGTTTGTTGGATAATGGTTGTGGTCTTCTTCTACTTTTTACGGTGGCAGGCAACAGAGATTACGGATgagattaaaaattcaaaggaGTTGACGGCAGAAAGCTGAATAACAAACAAGACAACAGACAGTGAGCACAATAATCAGGAGCAAAATATATTTGAGATCAAAAGGGCATAAATAAGGAacggattttttttattgcaatagACGAATGACTGGTATTGAGCGACAATGGTTTGCGAAAAGTTTTAAGAATGACACTCCACAAATTCAACAAGTCAAGAAAGgaacaaaatttgaaagtgacccattttatttttgaagtgcATGCTGTGgctaatttaatttggaattgaagagaaagaatGAGTAAATAAAGATAAGCGATGAGAAGGTGATAGCTTTAATTACGATCATTTGTTATGCTAGTAATGATAGACCAAGTATAAATGTTGAAAGACAGAACAGAGTATTTGTGATGTCAGTTGGTACCAAAAATCCTGAATACCTGAGtagttaaaaacaaaattaaatattaaaatctacaGAGGAGAATAATAGTTTGCTAAAAGTTCAAGGAGAGAAATTCCTTTCCGCTCATTGAAGAAAATCCAGGAACAATAATGCTGATTCAGACatgtataatttaatgttaattaaagttaaagcCATCATATTCGTAAATATGCTTCGATTAAAGCTGTTGTGCTGAATATACATACAACACGCATCGGTGAAGTTGTCTTGTCCAAACGCGAATCTTGAAATGTCCATTGCTTCCCTCTGAGGAAAAGTAAGCGTGGAAGATGAAGCAGGCTAATATGCTAAAACCGTGTTTGTATTGTGGGTCGATTTCTTGCAAGCATTTCTTAGTCAAAAAGCTTTGTATAtatctgtaatatttataCGCGGGGGAGGACGTGGAAACTCAGTTTGGTCAACTGATCAACACAGCTGCATGAATTGCTGATCAATGAACcatttatgtttgattttaaccaaatcaaaaaaataaaaaaaggtctATATAGGAATAAGACTATGGACTTGTCTGTCAAACACTAGTTTTGTAGTTTAGaagttaagttgatttgatcAATCACTTCTCATCAGAGAAACGtataacatatttattatttttgttaaaattattacttagaaattatattttaccatatactattaacttttattttatagttacagtAACTGCAACTTTAAAGTTATAGTACTTCAGTAAAATAATAGGATATAAATCGGTAGTAGAAGAGGATGGTCTTTCATGTCTTTTGGGCATTTCATCCAATGCTTGATATGATAAGAATCAAGCaatattgataaaatcaaaacaattaatcaaatgaTTAATTGTCCCTAtcttaattagttattaagaAAGATTGATTGACTCAATCTTTGATAATCAATCATTATTCTCAAATTATGCTAATTGTATCATTTCCTTTTCCATATTCTAAATACTTGTATAAATTGAGTCTTCGTGCTCACGAATGAATAAGagtgaaatatatatatatatatatatattatattgtttttgaaaaattttgatgatatacACCGCTCTAACATAAATACCACTGTTGGGTTTCAATTGATCATACACACGAATGGAAACCCCAAGACCAAAAACTTCCACTCAAGAATGAGCACAAGTTGTATAAACTCTAATTCAACAGTAGAAAGCAATCAAACAGATCAGTGAAGGACAATCACAACATAAGAGTTTTGTTGGTTCGCTCACGATGTGACCTACTTGCCATCCAAGAATTAAACTAACTCCATTTCTGATTATCCAATTCAAGGTTAGAAGATGTATATCACTCTATAAAGAACAAAActtgagaaaaaattaaaccaacCACAATTTCTCTAACAAGTTGAGTTGGCCCCCATAAAACAGAATCCAGCTCTTTCTCGCGCCCTCTTTGTATAACGAAATTAACTGCCGTTTGACTTGCTCAGTATAAGTGATGCTAACACGTGAGGACCCAAATGACGAATTCCAAGTGCTAAAGAGCCTATCAGCCTATGTAttcatttgtataattaatttggttcAAGATGAAAAATTCGTGTTTGTAATCCTAACCACTTTGCCGTTGTTAAGACTACATGTTGATATTTTCCATTATAATATTGtaagtttatataattaacaaaatgttctgcaaatgaaaaatattttgatggaCAATCTTCAGTCAATTGAAAATTAGTCTCTATATCAAATATCTTTAGTAAGAACTTACTAACAATATATTTCActcaatttgaattaataattcgAATCATCCCAACTTTGAACAGTCTTCATCTAAGTTTCAAACATTTGATTCTATCTGAATTCCTTTTTGtcaaaagtaaatgaaaaagaaaaaaagaaaaaaaatgtaaatgagACTAAAATTAACCTGCGGCGTGGGTCATTCATTTTACGTCTTTTGGCGTTTCACGTTCAATATTTGTGAATGTATATCAACTTAAAGAAGCAAAGTGTCTTTGAGATTACAGGATGTATAAATAAAGCAAAGGGTTTTGGTGATTGAGAGTGACTGCAAAGAATTAATGACTGATATTCAATGATTTACAAAATGGAGGAGAGGCaggagaaaattaattgtttgccAATGTTTTAATTACGAATGACATTCGACAATTACAACAAAGTCAATGAAGGAATAAAATATCCACACTCAATAAGCTTTGTTAAAGTGAAGATACATGACGTACAATTGTCATCTTCTTTAACCTTTTTACTGTGGCGGGCAATGAACATCATTCAAGGATGAGAACAAAAGTTAAAAGCgacccattttatttttttaagtgctCTGCTGAAAAGCCAAAGTCCCTTGGCTAAATTTAGATGTGAAgcaaagaataattaaataaaagataaaagaatggATAAATTGCTGACTGAAGTTGGTCCAGTCCTCGATGTCTTATGTCATCTCCACAGAATTGCCCAAAGATTATAAATGTTGAAATGCAGAACGGAATATTTGTGATGTGAGTTGGTACCTAAAATCCTGAATACTTGAGTGGttaaaaagcaaaattaaatactaaaatCTACAGAGGAGAATAATAGTTTGCTAAAAGTTCAAGGAGAGAAATTCCTTTCTGCTCATTGAAGAAAATCCAGGAACAATAATGCTGATTCAACCatgtataatttaatgttaattaaagttaaagcCATCATATTAGTCAATATGTTTCGATTAAAGCTGTTGTGTTGAATGTACACATAATAATCATTGGTTAGGTTTCCGAAATGTGAATCTTTAAATGTTCCATTTCTTCACTTTGAGGAAAAGTTAAAACGTGGAAGACGAAGCAATGGTATAACAGTGTTTAAATTCTAGCGAGCATTTCACCAAATACTTGGTACGCATAATCAAAGTTTATTTAACCTGTTTGTAACGTTTGGTTACTGAGAAAgagtaaagaaaattttcagatCAGATGATCATGATCGTTTTCATTACATATTAAGTCCAATTACAAGTCCTTTTATATCAGTCTCTGGAACATTCTACAAACATCAAAATCATATGCTTGAGCTAAAGTTAATTACAAGCAACCGTGCTAACAAACTGTTAACTGAATAACAAATTCATAACAAACTTGCTGCCCAGACTGCCAGATCACCAGTTTAGTTATCTAACAAACTTAACGAACTGAAGCATCTAAAGAATATATTCCAGAGTATGTTCCTTAACATGCATAAATGGTCAATCATACTtgccaaaaaaattgatgaacaTTCACTTCTAaagaagcaaattaattagttttcttgtaaaaatcataattagcCAAAGAAAgttcatgtattttttttttcttttaagattcAAGACAATTCTTCAAAGATGAAATCAGTTTTTATTGATGCGTTCAACAAATTCGAAGGCATTCGAACCTTCTGTGGCAcgaattaatataataaaaaaacagtAATGATATACATACTACAATTAATATTGCAGTTGCTAGCTAGTACACCTTTACTActgggtaaaaaaaaattatttactacaaaaataaaaaagaaaattacacgATAAGACAAACTATTTTTGGTCTCTTATAGATTTTGtactaattattataataattatcaatattcataagaaaataatgtacAACAATGAAGGGACATGGCAGAggtaaaaaaagttattttattattttaataaaagtaaaacatTTAGCTAAGATTTATTTTGGTATTTGGAAGGATGTACAAAGCAAAAGAGAATATGAAAAGGTGAAAAGAGTTATAATGAAAAGAGTCACACTCTCCACATGAATACTGAGTGGTGTGGGTTCATTCACTATTTATGTAAGATGATTGTAAGGTACattcatataatttaacattagCCATATAAttgaactattttttaaaatttagttaaaaaattagcttaattgtaaataaagtgaaaagaGTTAGGATGATTGTCAAtgtcaatattaaaatttaaaatttaatcttgACCACTCATTTGACTAGAagagattgagagagaaaagaaatctAAGAGAAGATCTTTACCCCCATGAATAAACACAAGATGTATCAAACGGATACTTTTGGTAAAGTCAGGGAATCTGCAAAACTGCTTCTTCCCTTCCCTTAgtaacaaatttaattgaCCTTTGACTTGGTCAGAATACGTGGTGCACGTGATGCAAACACGTGAGGACCCAAATGAGGAATTCCAAAAGTAAACGcagcgttttttttttttttctggtctTGAAAATTGATTCATCAACAACAAATATCATGCCGACTTggggggaaaaataaaaaaacactaTAAACTATATCTTTTCCATTCATTATATCATAAGAATACAATGATTAACAATATCAAATTCAAGAGACAATCAATAAAAACTGAAGCcaataaatacacaaaaataaaacaatgaaattattacagtttgaaaaaataaaaaaattattcaaattaaacaaactgaaaaaagaagaagaagaaattgtaCATTTCAATCAATATCTCTTAATTAGTAGTTAGTAAATTAACTAATATGTACCTTTTGTTTTAAGACTTCTTTTATCAACGCAGTTCAACGTTACTTTGTTCAATTTGGGTTTTTGTTCAATTCTCCTCCACAGAAATCTTCACACTGGAGCAACCATCCATCACTAATCTTTCCAAAGATGGGAATTTGAAGGCATAATTGCCATAACAGAAGCTTGTCAGAATTTTCAAGTCTAAAACACACGTACATTCATTCAGATTAAAATAGGAGTTATACATCTGAAGGCTAAAAGCACAGAAACAGAGCAACTAATAACACAGAAACAGAACCTCAGATATG contains:
- the LOC127902627 gene encoding disease resistance protein At4g27190-like produces the protein MAEIILDIVAEVVKCLAPPAYRQIGNFRDSEYTSILQNLKTEVENLKSERVNTERKVDEAERKGEEIEENVENWLARANNVIEDADEFTNDEATANKHCFKGLCPNLKTRCQLSKEAVRLMEAIVKVREAGRFDNISYSIIPEDNLLMPNKDYEAFESRMSILNEITDALKNGDVNTLGIYGIGGIGKTTLAKEVARRAENDKLFDQVVFSEVSESQDIRKIQREIADKLGLKFDEESESGRARRLHDRLKKEKRILVILDNIWGNLDLKAAGIPHGDDHRGCKVLLTARTLDTLSRKMDSQKNFSVSFLKEEEAWSLFKKMAGDYVEGNELKEVARDVAKECAGLPVAIVTVATALRDNNSLFDWKDALEQLRRPSSTNLMNVQPTAYKAIKLSYDKLAGEELKNIFLLIGYTAIASIDDLLMYGMGMGLFQGVNKMQVARARAHALVHKLKACCMLLDHISQKKGLFSMHDVVRDVAISIASTEQNVFSATEEQVSGCREWSDESAIKLYTSIVLHDVKTNLLPEAVECPQLELLYIRADKESSSLTIPNKFFERMIQVRVINLSYMNLLSLPSSLGLLSNLQTLSLYNCKLLDITVIRDLKKLEVLCLRGSDIKRLPVEVGELTLLRLLDLRDCRELEIIPPNVLSKLSHLEELYMGPRSFDKWEVEVEGVKNASLHELKHLISLELQIQDVNTLPRGLFLEKLERYKILIGGVWGWEYADIWCREFKIDLDSKIRLKDGLILKLQGIEDLWLSDLEERDVNYFVNELDKVGPSQLKHLYIRGSHLTLNPAESKV